One Mycolicibacterium parafortuitum DNA segment encodes these proteins:
- a CDS encoding ESX secretion-associated protein EspG, with translation MTGPLFRNLEPTHYDDVVGVEVTIDGMLVIADRLQLVDFPPALGIRPNIPYEDQRTLVWDQVTRDLTAQGILDAHGGPHPEVAAMVDTLSRADRTLDCRWWRRDDGEKMVRFVVCRKGDRHVVAARDDQMLVLQRVAPQIGLAAMLTVVIGAGTPADVEPLTGIVSALAETRTAEQLSGYGQPPHSAKIYAEAIAAPHSWVEITAGERHPGGTHSEAGVGAGVLDCSHGRIVSIPRRVNGELYGSFLPGTQENLQRALDGLVEFLPSASWFEHKDVGAPERHHSFAY, from the coding sequence GTGACCGGACCGCTGTTTCGGAACCTCGAACCCACCCACTACGACGATGTGGTGGGGGTCGAGGTCACGATCGACGGGATGCTTGTCATCGCCGACCGCCTGCAACTCGTCGACTTTCCGCCGGCGCTGGGAATCCGACCGAACATCCCCTATGAGGACCAACGCACGCTCGTCTGGGATCAGGTGACGCGCGACCTGACGGCACAGGGAATCCTGGATGCCCACGGAGGCCCACACCCCGAGGTGGCGGCGATGGTGGACACGCTCAGCCGTGCCGACCGGACCCTGGATTGCCGATGGTGGCGCCGCGATGACGGCGAGAAGATGGTGCGATTCGTGGTGTGCCGCAAGGGTGATCGGCACGTCGTCGCCGCTCGCGACGACCAGATGCTGGTCCTGCAACGGGTCGCGCCGCAGATCGGGCTTGCGGCGATGCTGACGGTCGTCATCGGCGCCGGGACGCCGGCCGATGTCGAGCCGCTCACCGGCATCGTCAGCGCCCTGGCCGAGACCCGCACTGCGGAGCAGCTCAGCGGCTACGGCCAGCCGCCTCACTCGGCGAAGATCTACGCCGAAGCGATCGCCGCACCGCACAGCTGGGTGGAGATCACCGCCGGCGAACGGCATCCGGGTGGGACGCACTCCGAGGCGGGCGTCGGCGCCGGTGTGCTGGACTGCTCACACGGCCGCATCGTGTCGATTCCGCGGCGCGTCAACGGCGAACTGTACGGAAGCTTCCTGCCGGGCACGCAGGAGAACCTGCAACGTGCGCTCGACGGCCTCGTCGAATTCCTGCCCTCCGCATCATGGTTCGAGCACAAGGACGTCGGCGCACCGGAGCGCCACCACTCCTTCGCGTACTAG